One Polynucleobacter sp. MWH-Spelu-300-X4 genomic window carries:
- the waaF gene encoding lipopolysaccharide heptosyltransferase II, with protein sequence MANILIIAPNWIGDAVMAEPLITEVKKQHPDSEIHVLATPWVASVMRAIPAVSQIISADLKHGLLQWAERKKLAADLKKSNYSHAYILPNSLKSALIPWMANIPVRVGYKGEMRWGLINRLLKNPSKSHRPPMSSHYLALSGNKSAEVPHPHLAVNTDLSDSIKNKLQTTCPHQQLFVLCPGAEYGPAKQWPAEHFAKLAELIVTQHPDSLILILGSKKEAALGEQIKQLSQHPHQALNWCGETSLDEAMASISVADAVVSNDSGLMHIAAALGRPQVAIFGSSDPRHTPPLSSKATIHWLHLECSPCFKRNCPLGHTKCLMDISPKDILNSLSTTTQ encoded by the coding sequence ATGGCTAATATTCTCATCATCGCACCCAATTGGATTGGTGATGCGGTGATGGCTGAACCTCTGATCACAGAGGTTAAGAAACAACACCCCGATAGCGAAATACATGTTTTAGCAACCCCGTGGGTTGCTTCGGTGATGCGAGCAATCCCAGCCGTTAGCCAAATTATTTCAGCGGATTTAAAACATGGCTTACTTCAATGGGCAGAAAGAAAAAAGCTGGCAGCTGATCTCAAGAAATCAAATTACAGCCACGCTTACATACTTCCTAATAGCCTAAAGTCTGCACTCATTCCATGGATGGCAAATATCCCTGTTAGAGTTGGTTACAAAGGGGAAATGCGCTGGGGCTTAATTAATCGTTTATTAAAAAACCCGTCCAAGTCTCATCGCCCACCGATGTCGAGCCATTATTTAGCGCTATCCGGAAATAAAAGCGCAGAAGTACCCCACCCACATCTAGCAGTAAACACTGATTTATCTGATTCGATAAAAAATAAATTACAAACCACATGCCCGCATCAACAATTATTTGTTCTTTGCCCTGGTGCGGAATATGGCCCTGCCAAACAGTGGCCGGCAGAGCATTTTGCGAAACTAGCAGAATTAATTGTCACCCAACATCCTGATAGCTTAATTTTAATTTTGGGTAGCAAAAAAGAAGCTGCGTTAGGCGAGCAAATAAAACAACTAAGCCAACACCCTCATCAGGCTCTCAACTGGTGTGGTGAAACATCACTCGATGAAGCTATGGCATCTATTAGCGTGGCAGATGCGGTCGTTAGCAACGATTCAGGTTTAATGCATATCGCAGCGGCCTTAGGACGCCCCCAAGTTGCTATTTTTGGCTCTAGTGATCCAAGGCACACACCGCCGCTATCCTCAAAGGCAACGATTCACTGGCTACACTTAGAGTGCAGCCCATGCTTTAAAAGAAACTGTCCTTTAGGTCACACAAAATGTTTAATGGACATTTCCCCTAAAGACATCCTAAACTCACTATCTACAACCACTCAATAA
- a CDS encoding nuclear transport factor 2 family protein gives MPRQARLFQMPEEVLEAWRDSLHHNDLDGSIDLWMDEDSITCILPGGKRLTGHVELREGLKKILADHFLWLDPIQAIGHTAMGIAFFDTTEAVRLEAKQVEPEFFLNFTYALVQGPMGWKIAHIHASPAQEEHIQLPSTIHGFH, from the coding sequence ATGCCACGTCAAGCCCGCTTATTTCAAATGCCAGAAGAAGTTCTAGAAGCTTGGCGCGACTCACTGCATCACAATGATCTCGATGGATCCATTGATTTATGGATGGATGAAGATTCAATCACTTGCATCCTCCCAGGCGGTAAACGCTTAACAGGCCACGTGGAATTGAGAGAAGGTCTTAAAAAAATATTAGCTGACCATTTCTTATGGCTCGACCCTATTCAAGCAATTGGCCATACTGCGATGGGAATCGCATTCTTTGACACTACCGAAGCCGTTCGCTTGGAAGCAAAACAAGTTGAACCAGAATTTTTCCTCAACTTCACTTACGCTTTGGTGCAAGGACCTATGGGCTGGAAAATAGCTCACATCCATGCAAGCCCTGCGCAAGAAGAACATATCCAACTACCTAGCACCATTCACGGATTCCATTAA
- a CDS encoding DUF2946 family protein: MDEQVLRSLIKWPSVPECRGWLALDRRGNWRMRNEFAQKNHLPGDIIQHSGLVSFIERNYATNEDGEWFFQNGPQRVYVDLDYTPLVARFYPDKETYLLKTTTGIPIKPTQCLMDEKGQIVLTAHIEVQYAPTTNETLFLKETKEVHVLLHNHDLGIFSETAEVQHACGLLGHWNWQGQKIAVESATSADIKKIYCTLP, from the coding sequence ATGGATGAACAGGTATTACGCTCACTCATTAAGTGGCCGTCTGTACCTGAATGTCGAGGTTGGCTAGCGCTTGACCGCAGAGGCAATTGGAGAATGCGTAATGAATTCGCGCAAAAAAATCATCTCCCAGGAGACATCATCCAGCACAGTGGACTTGTCTCATTTATTGAAAGAAATTACGCCACCAATGAAGATGGCGAGTGGTTTTTTCAAAATGGCCCGCAAAGAGTTTATGTCGACCTAGATTACACGCCACTAGTTGCACGGTTTTATCCCGATAAAGAAACTTATTTATTAAAAACAACAACTGGCATACCAATCAAACCAACTCAATGCTTAATGGATGAGAAAGGGCAAATTGTCCTTACTGCCCACATTGAAGTTCAATATGCACCGACCACCAATGAAACTCTGTTTTTGAAAGAAACAAAAGAAGTCCATGTGTTACTTCACAATCATGATCTTGGCATATTTTCAGAGACCGCTGAAGTTCAACATGCTTGCGGCCTATTAGGTCACTGGAATTGGCAAGGTCAAAAAATTGCCGTTGAATCAGCAACATCTGCTGACATTAAAAAAATTTATTGCACCTTACCTTGA
- a CDS encoding M48 family metallopeptidase — MNSKKNRFHKKLMVLAMALVFQPAFLYAQVDGNRLNQDATDQPIKLSKSQAAAVVAQSRQPILVLPDLGDSSSASLTPVDERKLGERIMREIRRDPDYSADPVFYDYLNGIGHQLVDAARKQGVAGLDGKGTFALNFELFGVKDRSINAFALPGGFLGVHTGLIVAAETESELASVLGHEIGHVTQKHIARMYGQQGTNSMIALASIVLAVVAASRNPNAAQGLAVGGQALAIQNQLAYSRDAEREADRVGFQILQAGGFDVQGMPDFFNRMQRANSIMESGVPGYVRTHPLTTDRIADMQDRVRGIASRKVPSSVEFYLLKARARLIQATSTSTYPDLRQLYESLSRKPDLTKQIEGYYGLALLNLKEQKIADAEANLVKTRNALQALTANGSPIQRWSLAVEATSIDIMFAKSMYEPALKQLNTLRAGHPSSRTFNLLTIEAQLKLKQFEPAITWLKRQTRLYSDDSVWWGLLSMAYAQSGKIALQHASMAEKYVADGAWVAAMEQMRLAKASGDADFYQSSEIDARARQIQELYRQELKDQGKVQ, encoded by the coding sequence ATGAATAGTAAAAAAAATCGATTTCATAAAAAACTAATGGTCTTAGCTATGGCCTTAGTGTTTCAGCCAGCTTTTTTATATGCCCAGGTTGATGGAAATCGATTAAATCAAGATGCAACAGACCAGCCTATTAAATTAAGTAAATCTCAGGCGGCGGCTGTTGTCGCTCAGAGTCGCCAACCAATTTTGGTGTTGCCAGATTTAGGGGATTCATCAAGCGCTTCTTTAACGCCTGTTGATGAGCGTAAATTAGGTGAACGCATCATGCGAGAAATTAGGCGCGACCCTGATTATTCAGCGGATCCTGTCTTTTATGATTATTTGAATGGCATTGGACATCAGTTGGTCGATGCTGCTCGTAAACAGGGTGTAGCTGGTTTAGATGGTAAAGGTACTTTTGCGCTTAATTTTGAATTGTTTGGTGTGAAAGATCGCAGTATTAATGCTTTTGCATTGCCAGGTGGTTTTTTGGGTGTGCATACAGGTTTAATTGTTGCTGCTGAAACTGAGTCTGAGTTGGCTTCTGTGTTGGGGCATGAGATAGGCCACGTTACTCAGAAACATATTGCAAGAATGTACGGCCAACAAGGCACGAATTCCATGATTGCATTAGCCTCGATTGTTTTAGCAGTCGTGGCTGCGAGTCGTAATCCTAATGCTGCTCAGGGCCTGGCTGTGGGTGGTCAAGCTTTAGCGATTCAGAATCAATTAGCCTACTCTAGAGATGCCGAGCGTGAGGCAGATCGTGTGGGATTCCAGATTTTGCAAGCGGGTGGTTTCGATGTTCAAGGCATGCCGGATTTCTTCAATCGTATGCAGCGTGCTAATAGCATTATGGAAAGTGGTGTGCCTGGTTATGTTAGAACGCACCCATTAACGACGGATCGTATTGCTGATATGCAAGATCGTGTGCGAGGTATCGCTTCACGAAAAGTACCATCTTCAGTAGAGTTTTATTTATTAAAGGCTAGGGCTAGATTAATTCAGGCGACTAGTACGAGTACTTATCCAGACTTGCGTCAACTTTATGAAAGTTTGAGTCGTAAACCTGATTTAACTAAGCAGATAGAAGGGTATTACGGCTTGGCTCTGTTGAATCTCAAAGAGCAAAAAATTGCTGATGCGGAAGCTAATCTTGTGAAAACAAGAAATGCTTTGCAGGCACTTACTGCGAACGGTTCACCAATTCAGCGTTGGAGCTTAGCGGTAGAAGCAACTTCTATTGACATCATGTTTGCTAAGTCAATGTATGAGCCGGCATTAAAACAGTTAAATACATTAAGAGCAGGCCATCCTAGTTCTCGAACATTTAATTTATTAACAATTGAAGCGCAGCTGAAGCTAAAACAATTTGAGCCTGCGATTACTTGGCTAAAGAGGCAAACCAGGTTGTACTCGGATGATTCTGTGTGGTGGGGTCTTTTGTCCATGGCCTATGCGCAGTCTGGCAAGATTGCTCTTCAACATGCAAGCATGGCAGAGAAGTATGTTGCTGATGGTGCTTGGGTTGCTGCTATGGAACAAATGCGTTTGGCGAAAGCTTCAGGGGATGCCGATTTTTATCAATCTTCGGAGATTGATGCGCGCGCAAGACAGATACAAGAGTTGTATCGTCAAGAGCTAAAAGATCAAGGTAAGGTGCAATAA
- the moaC gene encoding cyclic pyranopterin monophosphate synthase MoaC, which translates to MNKFTHFDESGQAHMVDVGQKNHTHRVAVATGMISMQKDTFAAIKAGSHKKGDVIGIARIAAIQATKRSPDLIPLCHPIALTRVAVEFNLHEEKSSIQCTVTTETVGQTGVEIEALTGVQIGLLTIYDMCKAVDRGMVISDVRLLEKSGGKSGIWKAA; encoded by the coding sequence ATGAACAAGTTCACTCATTTTGACGAAAGCGGCCAAGCCCATATGGTTGATGTTGGGCAAAAAAACCACACTCATCGCGTTGCGGTTGCGACTGGCATGATTTCAATGCAAAAAGATACCTTTGCCGCCATTAAAGCAGGTTCGCATAAAAAAGGCGATGTCATTGGTATTGCCAGAATTGCAGCTATTCAAGCAACCAAAAGAAGCCCAGATTTAATCCCTTTGTGTCACCCCATAGCGTTGACTAGGGTTGCTGTTGAATTCAACTTGCACGAAGAGAAGTCATCTATCCAATGCACCGTGACAACAGAAACCGTTGGGCAAACAGGCGTTGAAATTGAAGCTTTAACTGGCGTTCAAATTGGTCTTCTAACCATTTACGATATGTGCAAAGCTGTTGATAGAGGCATGGTGATTTCAGATGTGCGTTTACTTGAAAAGAGCGGCGGCAAATCTGGGATATGGAAGGCAGCGTAG
- a CDS encoding pilin: MNEGRRNLQLKEKNGFTLIELMVVIAIIGILAAIAVPKYQDYIAKTRIAEGLSLAAGAKLAVTEVYSGKGAADMALATESIFKATTTNSVKEVKIDKSGAIHISYQSNVAPEGQNLLVLSPVNDVANGEAVAVDLSDAKAKPWAGVWSCKSTQNTLDSKLLPSDCK; encoded by the coding sequence ATGAATGAAGGTAGACGTAATTTGCAGTTAAAAGAGAAAAACGGTTTCACTTTAATTGAGTTGATGGTTGTGATTGCCATCATTGGTATCTTGGCAGCTATTGCTGTGCCAAAGTATCAGGACTACATTGCCAAAACTCGTATTGCCGAAGGTTTAAGTCTTGCTGCTGGCGCGAAATTGGCTGTAACGGAGGTTTATTCAGGTAAGGGTGCTGCGGATATGGCTTTGGCGACAGAATCTATTTTTAAAGCCACAACAACCAACAGCGTTAAAGAAGTGAAAATTGATAAGAGCGGGGCCATTCATATTTCATATCAGAGCAACGTTGCACCAGAAGGGCAAAATTTACTTGTTTTGAGCCCAGTTAATGATGTGGCAAACGGTGAAGCAGTGGCAGTTGATTTAAGTGATGCCAAAGCTAAACCTTGGGCGGGTGTTTGGAGCTGTAAATCTACTCAAAATACATTGGATTCCAAACTATTACCGAGTGACTGCAAATAA
- a CDS encoding TerC family protein produces MEFFTTIDWAVIAQIIMIDVLLGGDNAVVIALACRNLHPSQRRRGIMWGTVGAIILRIILVIFAVTLLKIPFLKFTGGILLLWIGYKLMVETADDGDHELEASDKLWTAVKTIIVADIAMSVDNVIAIAGAAGQVDAAHHQFGYIVFGLLVSIPLIVGGSQIVLYLIDRFPIIVTFGAGLLGWIAGGMIFTDPGLIQYLGNYIEAYSTVAGVVAALSVMSLGELTKRNKQKK; encoded by the coding sequence ATGGAATTTTTCACAACAATAGACTGGGCAGTAATTGCTCAAATTATCATGATTGATGTCTTGTTAGGTGGTGATAATGCCGTAGTAATTGCATTGGCTTGTCGAAATTTACATCCAAGTCAGCGTCGCCGAGGAATTATGTGGGGAACGGTTGGGGCTATTATTTTGCGTATTATTTTGGTGATTTTTGCGGTCACATTACTAAAAATACCGTTCTTAAAATTTACTGGTGGTATTTTGTTGCTATGGATTGGCTACAAGTTGATGGTTGAGACGGCAGATGATGGTGATCATGAGTTGGAGGCATCTGACAAGCTTTGGACTGCAGTAAAGACTATTATCGTTGCCGACATTGCTATGAGCGTGGACAATGTTATTGCTATTGCTGGCGCAGCTGGTCAGGTTGATGCCGCTCATCATCAGTTTGGTTATATTGTTTTTGGTTTGTTAGTCTCTATTCCGTTAATTGTTGGTGGTAGTCAGATTGTTTTATATTTGATTGATCGATTCCCAATCATTGTTACATTCGGTGCGGGCTTATTAGGCTGGATTGCTGGCGGCATGATTTTCACCGACCCTGGTTTGATTCAGTATCTTGGTAATTACATTGAAGCATATTCTACTGTGGCTGGTGTTGTGGCTGCATTGAGTGTGATGTCTTTGGGAGAGTTAACGAAACGAAACAAGCAAAAGAAATAA
- the sucD gene encoding succinate--CoA ligase subunit alpha, translating to MSILINKNTRVITQGITGKTGQFHTEKCQEYANGKECFVAGVNPKKAGEKIFDIPIYASVKEAAAETGATVSVIYVPPAGAAAAIWEAVEADLDLAICITEGIPVRDMLEVRNKMAAKEAKGGKKTLLLGPNCPGLITPDEIKIGIMPGHIHRKGRIGVVSRSGTLTYEAVAQLTEIGLGQSSAVGIGGDPINGLKHIDVMKAFNDDPDTDAVIMIGEIGGPDEAEAARWCKANMKKPVVGFIAGVTAPAGKRMGHAGALISGGADTADAKLAIMEECGFTVTRNPSEMGKLLKALL from the coding sequence ATGTCTATTCTTATTAATAAAAACACACGAGTTATTACTCAAGGTATCACTGGTAAAACTGGTCAGTTCCACACTGAAAAGTGTCAAGAGTACGCAAATGGTAAAGAATGTTTTGTTGCCGGCGTGAACCCTAAAAAAGCTGGCGAGAAAATTTTTGATATTCCTATTTATGCGTCAGTAAAAGAGGCTGCTGCTGAAACAGGTGCAACTGTTTCTGTGATTTACGTACCACCTGCTGGTGCTGCAGCTGCTATTTGGGAAGCTGTTGAAGCGGATCTTGATTTAGCAATCTGTATTACAGAAGGTATTCCTGTTCGCGACATGTTAGAAGTTCGCAACAAGATGGCTGCTAAAGAAGCTAAAGGCGGTAAAAAGACTTTGTTATTGGGACCAAACTGCCCAGGTTTGATTACGCCTGATGAAATCAAGATCGGCATCATGCCAGGTCACATTCATCGTAAGGGACGTATTGGTGTAGTTAGCCGTTCTGGTACTTTGACTTATGAAGCTGTTGCTCAGTTGACAGAAATCGGTCTGGGCCAATCTTCAGCGGTTGGTATTGGTGGTGACCCAATTAACGGTCTTAAGCACATTGATGTGATGAAGGCTTTTAATGATGATCCAGATACTGATGCTGTGATCATGATTGGTGAAATTGGTGGTCCTGACGAAGCTGAAGCAGCCCGTTGGTGCAAAGCTAATATGAAAAAACCTGTTGTTGGCTTCATTGCTGGTGTAACTGCCCCTGCAGGTAAGCGTATGGGCCATGCTGGTGCGTTGATCTCTGGTGGTGCTGATACAGCAGATGCTAAGTTGGCTATTATGGAAGAGTGTGGCTTCACAGTGACACGCAATCCATCAGAAATGGGTAAATTGCTAAAAGCGTTGTTGTAA
- the sucC gene encoding ADP-forming succinate--CoA ligase subunit beta encodes MKIHEYQGKEILRQFNVPVPNGVPALTVDEAVEAAKKLGGPVWVVKAQIHAGGRGKGGGVKVAKSLDEVKTYATQILGMQLKTHQTGPEGQKVRRLLIEDGADIKKEYYVGILTDRATQSVVVMASSEGGMDIEEVAAKTPEKIIKVFANPLVGLTDADAAKLAQGIGVPEASQAQAKAVLQSLYKVYMDTDASLVEINPLILEGNGNIKALDAKFNFDSNALFRHPEIVAYRDLDEEDPAEVEASKFDLAYISLDGNIGCLVNGAGLAMATMDTIKLFGGEPANFLDVGGGATAEKVTEAFKIMLKNKDVKAILVNIFGGIMKCDVIADGVITACKAVNLSVPLVVRMKGTNEELGKKMLAESGLPIISADTMAEAATKAVAAVK; translated from the coding sequence ATGAAGATCCATGAGTACCAAGGCAAGGAAATCTTGCGTCAATTTAACGTGCCAGTGCCAAATGGCGTTCCGGCATTAACTGTAGATGAAGCTGTTGAAGCAGCTAAGAAATTAGGCGGCCCAGTATGGGTTGTTAAGGCTCAAATTCACGCAGGTGGCCGCGGTAAAGGTGGTGGCGTTAAGGTTGCTAAGAGCTTAGATGAAGTTAAAACATATGCAACTCAAATTTTGGGTATGCAGTTGAAAACTCATCAAACTGGTCCTGAAGGTCAGAAAGTTCGTCGTTTATTGATTGAAGACGGCGCTGACATCAAAAAAGAATATTACGTAGGTATCTTGACTGACCGTGCAACACAATCAGTAGTTGTAATGGCTTCAAGCGAAGGCGGCATGGATATTGAAGAAGTTGCTGCTAAGACCCCAGAAAAAATTATCAAAGTGTTTGCAAACCCGTTAGTTGGTTTGACAGATGCTGATGCAGCTAAGTTAGCTCAAGGTATTGGTGTTCCAGAGGCTTCACAAGCTCAAGCAAAAGCTGTTTTGCAAAGCTTGTACAAAGTTTATATGGATACAGACGCATCATTGGTTGAGATCAACCCATTGATTTTGGAAGGTAACGGCAATATCAAGGCTTTGGATGCGAAATTCAATTTCGACTCAAACGCATTGTTCCGTCACCCAGAAATCGTGGCTTACCGTGACTTGGATGAAGAAGATCCAGCTGAAGTGGAAGCTTCAAAATTTGATTTAGCCTACATTTCATTAGACGGCAACATTGGTTGCTTAGTGAATGGTGCAGGTTTAGCGATGGCGACTATGGACACTATTAAGTTGTTCGGTGGCGAGCCAGCAAACTTCTTGGACGTAGGTGGTGGTGCTACTGCTGAGAAAGTAACAGAAGCTTTTAAGATCATGTTGAAGAACAAAGATGTTAAAGCGATTCTAGTTAACATTTTCGGCGGCATCATGAAGTGTGATGTGATTGCTGATGGTGTGATCACTGCATGTAAAGCGGTGAACTTGAGCGTACCTTTGGTTGTTCGTATGAAGGGTACAAACGAAGAGCTCGGTAAGAAGATGTTGGCTGAATCTGGCCTGCCGATTATTAGTGCAGACACGATGGCTGAAGCAGCGACTAAAGCTGTTGCAGCAGTTAAGTAA
- a CDS encoding DUF2889 domain-containing protein, with translation MSSSPISRQLIHTRKIHTQVFRREDGLWDIEASLLDTKGKDFHLASSMRAKGEPIHQMLLTITIDTQFNVLAAKAESLAVPYPGSCESITPAYEKLVGLNLISGFRAAVKNLFKGMKGCSHITELCSVLPTAAIQAFAGEVLQSKVEGEAHPDQMPFQLNGCHALRTDGEVVKKYYKIWYGAPLVAPEMRKPGSSD, from the coding sequence ATGTCTTCCAGTCCTATTTCTCGCCAATTAATCCACACTCGGAAAATACATACTCAAGTTTTTCGGCGTGAGGATGGTTTGTGGGATATTGAGGCGAGTTTGCTAGATACCAAAGGTAAAGACTTTCATTTAGCTAGCAGCATGCGCGCAAAAGGTGAGCCTATTCACCAAATGTTACTCACTATTACGATTGATACCCAATTTAACGTTTTAGCAGCCAAAGCCGAATCATTAGCTGTTCCTTATCCAGGTTCTTGTGAGTCAATTACCCCAGCATATGAAAAGTTAGTGGGTCTTAACTTAATCTCTGGCTTTAGAGCTGCCGTAAAAAATCTATTTAAAGGTATGAAAGGCTGTTCGCACATCACTGAGCTTTGCTCAGTTTTGCCAACAGCGGCCATCCAGGCTTTTGCAGGCGAGGTTTTGCAGTCTAAAGTTGAGGGTGAGGCCCATCCTGACCAAATGCCCTTTCAGTTGAATGGTTGTCACGCACTTCGAACAGACGGCGAAGTAGTTAAAAAATATTACAAAATTTGGTATGGAGCGCCTCTGGTTGCGCCTGAAATGCGAAAACCAGGGTCTAGTGACTGA
- the recX gene encoding recombination regulator RecX — protein sequence MPEVAGPSLMARALRFLSRREHSRQELRKKLLPHAADNPTQLDELLDRLEKESWLSNERYAESLVRRKSERYGTLRIIDELKQQSIPIETIDRLKETLKETEGERAWALWSRKYGEAIATDPKDRAKQVRYLVSKGFSLDLIIKITSGRYQPPSINFD from the coding sequence ATGCCTGAGGTTGCAGGCCCTAGCCTAATGGCAAGGGCTTTACGTTTTCTTTCACGTAGAGAGCATAGTAGGCAGGAGCTTCGTAAGAAGCTTCTGCCTCATGCAGCTGATAATCCAACGCAGTTGGATGAGCTTCTAGATCGTTTAGAAAAAGAGTCTTGGCTATCTAACGAACGATATGCTGAAAGCTTGGTGCGCCGTAAGTCTGAGCGTTATGGGACTTTACGCATTATTGATGAGTTAAAGCAACAATCAATCCCAATTGAAACCATTGATCGTTTAAAGGAGACCCTTAAAGAAACTGAGGGTGAGAGGGCTTGGGCTCTATGGTCGAGAAAATATGGCGAAGCTATTGCCACTGATCCTAAAGATCGAGCTAAGCAAGTTCGTTATTTGGTAAGCAAGGGATTTTCATTAGATTTAATTATTAAAATCACCTCTGGCAGATATCAGCCACCTTCAATCAATTTTGATTAG